A single genomic interval of Bradyrhizobium japonicum USDA 6 harbors:
- a CDS encoding thermonuclease family protein yields MPRFDPSHSYRPSYSGSPFGRHFSGLLPWMFVVAIVVAVVLTFRHGMNWPFPHAIDGQSRDAQIILQQANPDLRQPVDVIRTIDGDTFLARVHQRDGRVLVARVRLRGIDAPEMKASCQDELDKAQAATGALRDLLGQGGVTITNLGPDKYGRVLANVATRRTADVSAALLAGGYARSYNGGHRDGWCARGWRFW; encoded by the coding sequence ATGCCGCGTTTCGATCCCAGCCATTCATACCGGCCCTCATACAGTGGTTCGCCGTTCGGCCGTCACTTCTCGGGGCTGTTGCCGTGGATGTTCGTGGTCGCAATCGTGGTGGCCGTCGTGCTTACGTTCCGGCACGGGATGAACTGGCCCTTCCCGCATGCAATCGACGGTCAATCGCGAGATGCCCAGATCATTTTGCAGCAGGCCAATCCGGACCTCCGTCAGCCGGTCGACGTCATTCGCACGATCGACGGCGATACCTTTCTCGCTCGCGTGCACCAGCGCGACGGACGCGTTCTCGTTGCGCGCGTTCGCCTGCGCGGTATCGATGCGCCGGAGATGAAGGCATCCTGCCAGGATGAATTGGACAAGGCTCAAGCGGCGACCGGCGCGCTGCGCGATCTGCTCGGCCAGGGCGGCGTGACGATCACCAATCTCGGCCCCGACAAATACGGCCGTGTTCTCGCCAACGTTGCGACAAGGCGAACTGCGGACGTATCTGCCGCGTTGCTCGCGGGCGGTTACGCGCGGAGCTACAACGGCGGCCATCGCGACGGCTGGTGCGCGCGCGGCTGGCGCTTCTGGTAA
- a CDS encoding DUF1674 domain-containing protein yields MSDQPPVPDRKPLPPAAQRALAEAEARRQAAAAHDAAAPKELQGPKGPEPTRYGDWERKGIASDF; encoded by the coding sequence ATGAGTGACCAGCCCCCCGTTCCCGATCGCAAGCCGCTCCCTCCGGCCGCCCAGCGCGCGCTGGCCGAGGCCGAGGCGCGCCGGCAGGCTGCTGCCGCCCACGACGCGGCGGCGCCGAAGGAATTGCAGGGGCCGAAGGGACCTGAGCCCACCCGCTATGGCGATTGGGAGCGTAAGGGCATCGCGTCGGACTTTTGA
- a CDS encoding L,D-transpeptidase: protein MSVRIAVALAATIGAGVLMSTAAQARPEMVGAHLADYSPGTIVVKTNERRLYLILDNGHAVRYPVGVGKSGKQWAGTTRIDGKYLNPAWSPPAEVKRDKPSIPDVIPGGSPRNPMGVAAMTLAGGEYAIHGTNVPGSVGGFVSYGCIRMLNDDITDLYSRVSVGTTVVVTR from the coding sequence ATGTCGGTAAGAATTGCTGTGGCGCTCGCCGCCACCATTGGGGCCGGGGTCTTGATGTCGACGGCGGCGCAGGCGCGGCCGGAAATGGTGGGAGCGCACCTGGCCGACTATTCGCCGGGCACCATCGTGGTCAAAACCAACGAGCGGCGGCTCTATCTCATCCTCGATAACGGCCACGCCGTGCGCTACCCGGTCGGCGTCGGCAAGTCCGGCAAGCAATGGGCCGGCACCACCCGCATCGACGGCAAATATCTCAACCCGGCCTGGTCGCCGCCTGCGGAAGTGAAGCGCGACAAGCCCAGCATCCCCGACGTCATTCCAGGCGGCTCACCGCGCAACCCGATGGGCGTTGCGGCGATGACGCTGGCCGGCGGCGAATATGCGATCCACGGCACCAATGTGCCGGGCTCGGTCGGCGGCTTCGTCTCCTATGGCTGCATCCGCATGCTCAACGACGACATCACCGACCTCTACAGCCGCGTCTCGGTCGGCACGACGGTGGTCGTGACGCGCTGA